A portion of the Eubacterium maltosivorans genome contains these proteins:
- a CDS encoding lipoyl domain-containing protein: protein MKVPILIDHRAAPVIKDENVCECKKEPVLMTYKKAVIYWQKEMGASVSRGELVAEGEIEKQSIAVTAPSDGILSEICVMDGQKAGVDMPLGYIESED, encoded by the coding sequence ATGAAGGTTCCGATTTTAATCGACCACCGGGCAGCGCCGGTTATTAAGGATGAAAATGTCTGTGAATGTAAGAAAGAACCAGTGCTTATGACATATAAGAAGGCTGTAATCTATTGGCAGAAAGAAATGGGTGCGTCCGTATCCCGGGGAGAGCTAGTGGCAGAGGGAGAGATTGAAAAACAGAGCATCGCTGTGACTGCGCCGTCTGACGGCATTCTCAGTGAGATCTGTGTGATGGATGGACAAAAGGCAGGGGTGGATATGCCCCTTGGCTATATTGAAAGCGAGGACTAA
- a CDS encoding tetratricopeptide repeat protein: protein MEQEALELLVCLAEAGDAEAMEQAADYYFYKTNKQKLSEENFDRVWSWYHTLAEQGNGHAMAVIGAMYYEGVNIKQDYTKARQWYERAAETGDVWGINNLGYCYYYGREVDVDYQKAWTYFGRAAALGNHCGMYKIGDMYYHGKYMRQSFEKAVYWYRKAIGQIDEDCPEYPNIAARLGHCALKGEGVDRDVLLALKWLQAAEYGCYQFLLRGDAFAHLSFPGVKADLAEARAWLEIAIEETRSVVQYT from the coding sequence ATGGAGCAGGAAGCCCTGGAGCTGCTGGTATGCCTGGCCGAAGCTGGCGATGCGGAGGCCATGGAGCAGGCGGCGGATTATTATTTTTACAAAACCAATAAGCAAAAATTGAGTGAGGAAAACTTTGACCGTGTCTGGTCTTGGTACCACACACTGGCAGAGCAGGGAAACGGACACGCCATGGCCGTGATCGGCGCCATGTACTACGAGGGCGTCAATATAAAACAGGATTATACCAAAGCGCGGCAATGGTATGAAAGAGCTGCGGAAACTGGCGATGTCTGGGGCATTAACAATTTGGGCTATTGCTACTATTACGGCCGTGAGGTGGATGTGGATTACCAGAAGGCCTGGACCTATTTTGGGCGTGCCGCTGCTCTGGGTAACCACTGCGGTATGTATAAAATCGGTGATATGTACTACCACGGCAAATATATGAGACAGAGTTTCGAAAAGGCTGTGTACTGGTACCGGAAGGCCATCGGGCAGATTGATGAGGATTGTCCTGAGTATCCAAACATCGCGGCCCGGCTGGGCCACTGCGCCTTAAAGGGAGAAGGAGTGGATAGGGACGTACTGCTGGCCCTGAAATGGCTTCAGGCGGCAGAATACGGCTGTTACCAGTTTCTGCTCAGAGGGGACGCCTTTGCGCATCTTTCCTTTCCAGGCGTCAAGG
- a CDS encoding DUF5714 domain-containing protein, with product METNFDGYAYITEECINAFRKDTTIVPVELAVRIMKHPDFPMHYPYHHYLVPAVMLTAVYRLQGEEEALRMALEEAKSRALNVLKGFCGLYGDCGAAVGLGIFMSILTGTTPHSEETWAMTNRITAGSLMKIAEIDGPRCCKRNCFLALQHAVPFLKETLDVTLEAPKKIVCTFSDINEDCKGTACPFFQL from the coding sequence ATGGAAACAAATTTTGATGGCTATGCCTATATTACGGAGGAATGTATTAATGCTTTCAGAAAGGATACCACCATTGTGCCGGTTGAGCTGGCTGTCCGGATTATGAAGCATCCGGATTTTCCCATGCACTACCCTTACCACCATTATCTGGTGCCGGCGGTTATGCTGACAGCAGTATACCGGCTCCAGGGTGAAGAGGAAGCTCTGAGGATGGCTCTGGAGGAAGCGAAGAGCCGGGCGCTCAATGTTCTTAAGGGGTTTTGCGGCCTGTATGGTGATTGCGGTGCAGCTGTGGGGCTGGGGATTTTTATGAGTATTTTGACCGGCACAACACCTCATTCGGAGGAAACCTGGGCCATGACCAATCGGATTACAGCCGGCAGTCTGATGAAGATTGCGGAAATAGACGGTCCGCGCTGTTGTAAACGCAACTGTTTTCTGGCGTTGCAGCACGCTGTGCCCTTTCTAAAGGAAACACTGGATGTTACCCTTGAGGCGCCAAAGAAAATTGTGTGCACCTTCAGCGATATAAACGAGGACTGTAAAGGGACGGCCTGCCCCTTTTTCCAGCTGTGA